A single region of the Arthrobacter sp. V1I7 genome encodes:
- a CDS encoding amino acid ABC transporter ATP-binding protein yields MSTNAGTSTTTADIETFNGSSLELKNLTMAFGDVEVLRNVSVTVPPGTTTCIIGPSGSGKSTLLRGVNRLHEPKSGNVILAGESALEVKPDTLRRRIGMVFQHFNLFPDHTALENVALALWSVKVMPRAEAMERARRRLAEVGLAERADHRPRDLSGGQQQRVAIARALAMEPEVMLFDEATSALDPELVKGVLNLMASLAKRGMTMVVVTHEMGFARRVADQVVFMDEGEVVEVGSPADLFDNPRSERLQRFLSEVL; encoded by the coding sequence ATGAGCACCAACGCCGGCACCAGCACCACCACCGCGGACATCGAGACCTTCAACGGCTCCAGCCTGGAGCTGAAGAACCTCACCATGGCCTTCGGCGACGTCGAGGTGCTCCGCAACGTCAGCGTCACCGTTCCGCCGGGGACCACCACCTGCATCATCGGCCCGTCAGGCTCGGGCAAGTCCACCCTGCTGCGCGGCGTCAACCGGCTCCACGAGCCCAAGAGCGGCAACGTGATCCTGGCCGGGGAAAGCGCCCTGGAGGTCAAGCCGGACACGCTCCGGCGCCGGATCGGCATGGTGTTCCAGCACTTCAACCTCTTTCCGGACCACACGGCACTGGAAAACGTGGCCCTCGCCCTGTGGAGCGTCAAAGTCATGCCCAGGGCCGAGGCGATGGAACGCGCCCGGCGCCGGCTGGCGGAGGTCGGCCTCGCCGAACGGGCAGACCACCGCCCGCGTGACCTCTCCGGGGGACAGCAGCAGCGCGTCGCCATCGCCCGCGCCCTGGCGATGGAACCGGAGGTCATGCTCTTCGACGAAGCCACCAGCGCCCTGGACCCCGAACTGGTCAAGGGCGTCCTGAACCTGATGGCATCGCTCGCCAAACGGGGCATGACCATGGTGGTCGTCACCCACGAAATGGGCTTCGCCCGCCGCGTCGCAGACCAGGTGGTGTTCATGGACGAAGGCGAAGTGGTCGAAGTGGGCTCCCCCGCGGACCTCTTCGACAACCCCCGGAGCGAACGCCTCCAGCGATTCCTCTCCGAGGTGCTCTGA
- a CDS encoding FAD-binding oxidoreductase, with protein sequence MSSAVSAPRVAVIGGGILGVSTAVHLLRAGASVLLLTERGLASEASGRSLSWLNSAGERSTPYHQLRVAGVDRYRTLFASDPAREWLRFDGGLMWNAAGHAGGTEARHAFERNQGYDSRLLAPDGIAASTPGVDATAVPENAVFNPGEGWVSLPDLVEFLMEEFHHLGGELVLNAGKASVVLTDGRATGVQLGSGAVHDAEAVLVACGAATPAVVAPLGVEIPNGSPVSMLVITKPLEHELEAVLNTPRAATRPNPGNTLALDHDWYEADITGHADGTFSIPDEVVQELADEAARLLAGNPELKPASWKIGHKPIPGDGEPVLGELEKVPGCFVAFTHSGATLGLIAGELLAGEILTGSKHPMLATFRPGRFS encoded by the coding sequence ATGTCCTCCGCAGTCTCCGCCCCGCGTGTTGCCGTTATCGGCGGCGGTATCCTTGGCGTTTCCACAGCCGTCCACCTGCTGCGCGCCGGCGCGTCCGTGCTGCTGCTCACCGAGCGCGGCCTGGCCAGCGAGGCCAGCGGCCGTTCCCTGTCCTGGCTGAATTCGGCCGGCGAACGGTCCACGCCCTACCACCAGCTCCGGGTCGCGGGAGTGGACCGGTACCGGACCCTGTTCGCCTCAGACCCCGCCAGGGAGTGGCTCCGGTTCGACGGCGGCCTCATGTGGAACGCCGCCGGACATGCCGGCGGCACGGAGGCCCGCCACGCCTTCGAGCGGAACCAGGGCTACGACTCCAGGCTGCTCGCCCCGGACGGCATCGCTGCGTCCACGCCCGGCGTCGACGCCACCGCTGTCCCGGAAAACGCGGTCTTCAACCCGGGCGAGGGCTGGGTCAGCCTCCCGGACCTGGTCGAGTTCCTTATGGAAGAATTCCATCACCTCGGCGGCGAACTTGTCCTGAATGCCGGCAAAGCATCCGTCGTGCTCACGGACGGACGGGCCACCGGCGTCCAGCTCGGCTCGGGAGCCGTCCACGACGCCGAAGCCGTCCTGGTTGCCTGCGGCGCCGCAACACCGGCCGTCGTGGCACCGTTGGGGGTCGAGATCCCCAACGGCTCACCGGTGTCGATGCTGGTGATCACGAAACCCCTCGAGCACGAGCTCGAAGCCGTGCTGAACACGCCCCGCGCGGCCACGCGGCCCAACCCGGGCAACACCCTTGCCCTGGATCACGACTGGTACGAGGCCGACATCACCGGGCACGCGGATGGAACTTTCTCGATCCCCGATGAGGTTGTCCAGGAACTGGCGGACGAGGCCGCAAGGCTCCTCGCCGGCAACCCGGAGCTCAAGCCCGCTTCCTGGAAGATCGGCCACAAGCCCATCCCCGGCGACGGCGAGCCGGTCCTCGGCGAGCTGGAGAAAGTCCCGGGCTGCTTTGTCGCCTTCACGCACTCCGGCGCAACGCTCGGACTCATCGCGGGCGAGCTGCTGGCCGGGGAAATACTGACCGGATCCAAACAC
- a CDS encoding LacI family DNA-binding transcriptional regulator: MSSDASRRRDITVADVAKAAQVSKAQAARALGNYGAVSEDVRERVLAAAEELRYRPNELARSMNTGKSHTIGVVVGDIENPHFGLATRGITDTAKKSGFNVILINTDEDTAAEVDAVRVLLDKRVDGLIVAPASSVDTAHLRSVHESGRPLVLLDRKAPGLAVDTVAVDMEGISYESTSYLIQSGHRRIAFISTLKTEDDYRDGMPLDSSQIADRRDGLKRAFAEAGLDQPDDLVRLNAGDAESVKKITRELLQRPDPATAIIASDGLIGLSVVEAIHELGLSIPEDVSFLMYDDFAWTRLTTPPLTVIAQPVYDMGVAAAAALIRQIEGRKASAAAPEFTATLIRRGSVSAPGNRSGRPKP, translated from the coding sequence ATGAGTAGCGATGCCTCCCGGCGCCGCGACATCACTGTCGCCGACGTCGCCAAAGCCGCCCAGGTTTCCAAGGCCCAGGCCGCCCGCGCCCTCGGCAACTACGGCGCCGTCAGCGAGGACGTGCGCGAACGCGTGCTGGCGGCCGCCGAGGAGCTTCGGTACCGGCCCAACGAACTCGCGCGCAGCATGAATACGGGAAAGTCGCACACCATCGGGGTGGTGGTCGGCGACATCGAGAACCCCCATTTCGGTCTGGCCACGCGGGGCATCACGGACACGGCGAAGAAGAGCGGGTTCAACGTCATCCTGATCAACACCGACGAGGACACGGCCGCGGAAGTCGACGCCGTCCGGGTGCTCCTGGACAAGCGGGTGGACGGCCTGATCGTGGCGCCGGCGTCGTCGGTGGACACGGCTCACCTGCGCAGCGTCCACGAGTCCGGCCGTCCGCTGGTGCTGCTGGACCGCAAGGCGCCGGGCCTGGCTGTGGACACCGTGGCGGTCGACATGGAGGGGATCTCCTACGAATCCACCAGCTACCTGATCCAGTCCGGGCACCGGCGGATCGCGTTCATCTCCACGCTCAAGACGGAGGACGACTACCGCGACGGCATGCCGCTGGACTCCTCGCAGATCGCGGACCGCCGGGACGGTCTGAAACGGGCCTTCGCGGAGGCAGGGCTGGACCAGCCGGACGATCTGGTCCGGCTCAATGCCGGCGATGCCGAGTCGGTCAAGAAAATTACCCGGGAGCTGTTGCAGCGCCCGGACCCGGCGACGGCGATCATCGCCTCGGACGGCCTCATCGGCCTCAGCGTCGTGGAAGCCATCCATGAGCTGGGGCTGTCGATCCCGGAGGATGTCTCGTTCCTGATGTACGACGACTTTGCCTGGACCCGCCTCACGACGCCCCCGCTGACCGTCATCGCGCAGCCTGTCTATGACATGGGCGTCGCGGCCGCGGCTGCGCTGATCCGGCAGATCGAGGGCCGGAAAGCATCGGCGGCAGCACCGGAATTCACCGCGACGCTGATCCGGCGGGGCTCGGTCAGCGCGCCCGGCAACCGGAGCGGGCGCCCTAAACCGTAA
- a CDS encoding amino acid ABC transporter permease, producing MDWFTTIIRTFFDFAAMAEVLPQLLGVGLLNTLIISVAATIIGVALGMVVAIMGISPSKWLRIPARIYTDLFRGLPAILTILLIGQGFARLSQSIFGPSPYPLGIIALSLIASAYIGEIFRAGILSVDKGQGEACRALGMSYARSMALVVVPQGIRRVLPALVNQFIAIVKDSSLVYFLGLLVSERELFRVGQDAAVLSGNLSPLVLAGIFYLVITVPLTHLVNHFDNRFRTGKRRPSAPSSGLNEVKELDAASPLTTGSNT from the coding sequence ATGGACTGGTTCACCACCATCATCCGCACCTTCTTCGACTTCGCCGCAATGGCCGAAGTCCTGCCCCAACTCCTGGGCGTTGGCCTGCTCAACACCCTCATCATCTCCGTGGCCGCCACCATCATCGGCGTAGCACTTGGCATGGTCGTCGCGATCATGGGGATCTCCCCGTCCAAGTGGCTGCGCATCCCGGCCCGGATCTACACCGACCTGTTCCGCGGACTCCCTGCCATCCTCACCATCCTGCTGATCGGCCAGGGCTTCGCCCGGTTGAGCCAGTCGATCTTCGGGCCCTCGCCCTACCCGCTCGGCATCATCGCCCTGAGCCTGATCGCCAGCGCCTATATCGGCGAGATCTTCCGGGCCGGCATCCTCAGCGTGGACAAGGGCCAGGGCGAAGCCTGCCGCGCCCTGGGCATGAGCTATGCCCGGTCCATGGCCCTGGTGGTCGTCCCGCAGGGCATCCGGCGGGTCCTGCCGGCCCTGGTCAACCAGTTCATCGCCATCGTCAAAGACTCCTCGCTGGTCTACTTCCTGGGCCTGCTGGTCTCCGAGCGCGAACTCTTCCGGGTGGGCCAGGACGCCGCGGTCCTCTCCGGCAACCTCTCCCCGCTGGTTCTGGCCGGCATCTTCTACCTCGTCATCACCGTGCCGCTCACCCACCTCGTGAATCATTTCGACAACCGCTTCCGCACCGGCAAGCGGCGCCCCTCGGCCCCCAGCAGCGGCCTGAACGAAGTCAAGGAACTCGACGCGGCCTCGCCGCTGACCACCGGGAGCAACACATGA
- a CDS encoding ABC transporter substrate-binding protein, producing the protein MKRNKLRPGVLVAAAVAAVLALSGCGGTSSASSSPAENPYGLIEPGTIRVASLGDSKPYTFADAAGNFTGFDVELFKDVAHRAGVDKVVFTGQDFSGLLAAVANGQFDAGVAAIGITDKRKQTVDFSEGYLAGYLTVITTKTSGIADADGLAGKRLGVVQGTLQEAYAVKNFTSASLVRFPDNNTAISAVNSGSVDAHFLDYEAAKAYQEQYGLVSAADIPSFDAPAGFAVAKDKAAFREALNKGLAAAMEDGTWKKLYEKWFPGSPMPEQYLPKAEQTATPAPSK; encoded by the coding sequence ATTAAACGAAACAAGCTGCGCCCCGGGGTGCTCGTCGCCGCTGCCGTTGCCGCCGTCCTGGCTTTGTCCGGCTGCGGGGGCACCTCCTCCGCCTCGTCCTCGCCGGCGGAGAACCCCTACGGCCTCATCGAGCCGGGCACGATCCGGGTCGCCAGCCTCGGCGACTCGAAGCCGTACACCTTCGCCGACGCCGCGGGGAACTTCACCGGCTTCGACGTGGAGCTCTTCAAGGACGTCGCCCACCGCGCCGGCGTGGACAAGGTCGTCTTCACCGGCCAGGACTTCTCCGGCCTGCTCGCCGCCGTCGCCAACGGCCAGTTCGACGCCGGCGTCGCCGCCATCGGCATCACGGACAAGCGCAAGCAGACGGTCGACTTCTCCGAGGGCTACCTCGCCGGCTACCTGACCGTCATCACCACCAAGACTTCCGGCATCGCCGACGCCGACGGGCTCGCCGGAAAGCGGCTCGGCGTCGTGCAGGGGACGCTGCAGGAGGCCTACGCGGTCAAGAACTTCACCTCGGCGAGCCTGGTGCGCTTCCCCGACAACAACACCGCCATCTCCGCCGTCAACAGCGGCTCCGTGGATGCACACTTCCTGGACTACGAGGCCGCCAAGGCCTACCAGGAGCAGTACGGACTGGTCAGCGCCGCCGACATCCCGTCCTTCGATGCTCCGGCCGGGTTCGCCGTCGCCAAGGACAAGGCCGCCTTCCGGGAAGCCCTCAACAAGGGCCTGGCCGCGGCCATGGAAGACGGCACCTGGAAGAAGCTCTACGAGAAGTGGTTCCCGGGATCCCCGATGCCCGAGCAGTACCTGCCGAAGGCCGAGCAGACGGCAACCCCGGCGCCCAGCAAGTAG